The sequence GTACATAGAGCTGGATGACATACATCCACTTCCTCCGTCTgtgcaaaaatgacaccaaaatatCCCAGttacagctgctgccatcttgtacTGGTCACGTCATCTGGAGCCAGACTGCGTGGTGATCTCGTTCACACAACCCTTTTGACTATTCGCCATCACATATGAGCACACCGATTAGCACACACAGTGCAATCATGAAATGAATCCCTGTTTattgcatcaaataactaattaaaacctaatttatcagaaaaacaaacaattgaaCAAACATTAAGGTGATAAGAATTACTTTAAATGGCATAAACATCTTAGGGAAACATTTGTTCGATGTTAAGcctattttgagtttttagtatGGCCCATGTTCCATTTACTAACATGGAGGGAGCAATGGATTATGACCTAAATTGCAATCAGCTGCCAGGGGGTGATCaggatgttttggcttcactttggAAAAGTTTTATGTAgtccatctttatacacagtctatggTTTTAAATCATTGCACCTGTTTCAGCTCTCCGTAAAAACGTCCTCTGGATCTTAcgttaacaggaaaaaaaggtaagCACACAATAGCAGGTGCTGTCTAGCTGCCCATCTCAGTCATGCCAACCATAGTCGAAACACTAATTTGTGATGTAAAACAGGTCATTCAGTGTtctaccagttttaatcacttgatctatttgttttggagagggtgacacctttgtggataatttggctcacggtaaaaaccttctgaacaatTAACATTGAAGGAACTCTAACCATAAGAAGTTGTTTGCACTTTTCAATCCTTACCAATAGATGACactatatccccctaaattGCACACATTGAGTCAGTGATTGCATGATTTGGTGGAAAAAGACTCCATCCTCTGGCAGAAGTGCCTTATTGAGTGGCCTCATCTCATTAAAgaaatagattttaaatttaaaaatgattgtaCTTTAAGGGGAGAGTTGATGGATTTCCAGCTGTAACACTGTCATACAGGGCTGATGCTGGTATCAAAccactaattattattataattttttaacataaacctTGTGGTGGTTTTGCTGTCAAAAGATCTTCAGCTGACCAAACAGGCGCTGATGAAATACTGCACTTCCtctatttatttcttcttttttaaaatcaggtaTAAAGCAGGTCATCtccttttcacttttctttatgTAGAGCAAATACGTCTTCTTTTTTggatggggggtgggggtatACACTTCCTTCCAACAGAAAACTTTATCAAACAAATACTGACCTGTGTGCTGGTGGCATCTTAATGCACCTGGCCAGCAGTGTTGGGTAATAGTTAACATATACTACATTAGTACATATATACTacattttatgtatgttttgcaGCAGCTTGCGGATACATTCATATTTACATAGTCCatattttttgtccatttttgtgtAGTTCTAGTTAACTACTGAAACTATgataaaaggaaacaaattattttttgcccATTGCTTCTCTACTGTAATTGTAAATCCCTTGTACCACTATTAGTCATAAGTATTGAATATAAGTAGTTTTAAGTTTAAGATTTAGTTAACCAAATTAGATTTCTCCCAAAGATTGCTTTGCTGCAGGTTAACTTTATACACAGATCCAGCTAGCAAGTCTGTGTTTTTGCCCCTTTCATGAATTAATCAGATTCTTCCATTATAAGAATggacaaacaaacatattgACATATAGAAAGGAAACTGGTTCCAATATGTCATGTTATGTGAGACAGGTTTTAATATTAGGCCCAAAAACTGCATTGTGAGAATTAGTTGTAACAGCCACTACAGTaataagcagaaaaacagaCCCTAACCAGGAACAGGACATTTGAATTTCTGAAGAAACAGGTCTCATGGTGAATTGCTATCCAAAACTGAGATATGATTACAATGTTTTACAAACGACTCTAAATCTATTTAaactcagtttaaaaaaaacaaacccttatttgttttttcccaaatttaactttaattctgattttgttattttttgcttgaAGGGAGACTGGCACTTAAGAATTTCATTgaaagaatgaataaaacaattaattcaCACAACTTGACTGAGGAAAGACCACATACTGTCTAGGGTTCAAGGATTTGTTTCAATCCAAGTAATGAGTacacatttcatttgtgtttacaATCAGAACTATTTAATGCGCTACAAAACAGCTTTTATCTAAATAACAGCTCCATACTCTATATTAGATAGATGGGAAAActacatgtcagaaaaaaacatttaactctTAACACTTAATAGAAATAGTCCAAAAGAGTAAATCAAACCGTTGGCTTTAGTTTAGCACAAACAACAGATAACAAAttgaaaatatcctaaaaattcATATGATTAGACAATATGAGAACATCTCATCCCCTCTTTGTAATCACAATTTCTCATGAGGAtgcattcttcatttttctccttAATATTAGCCACCCACTTaggtatgcacacacacgcacacacacacacacgcacacacacactcatgtgtACTACCTGCACATATATGAACAAGGTACCCATGCATATAAACAAATATCttacacacaaaagaaaaaaagtaattgctgGACCGTGacaaaatacagcattttaagATTACAGCGTTGATAACAAATAACAATGTTATGTTTCCTGCTCCAGCGGTTTGTACAGACTCCACAGTTTGCCCAGACACAAAGCAAAAAGACCAGCTGTGCCTTGCTCTTGAGAACAGAAAGCTGATTTCACAATGTCTTCCTGTTTTGAAAGATTGAGATATCTCATTGTGATGTCTTTTActctttttggttttgttttcactaCTATCTGGAAAAAGGATAAAACgttaacaaaaaagttaaaaaagttcaCAGGGTTTAAATGTCTGTCTAAAAAGTCTgcaaactaagaaaaaaatagcataaagaGCAAAAGCCCGTTTACAAGACAGGTTGTGTTGGTGaataggtcaaacaaacacagaacttttCCCCAGGAGACAGGTGATTGTTTACCGTGTGAAAGCCTTTGTTTTAAGCTAAGAGGtcaccatgtttgttttcctacaactaacctacgtaactttactTGCTGAAATCTAGCCTATGTGTGTAACTTTATTTTCCTAAAACTAAACTACgaatgtaactttacttttctAACCCTACCGTCACAACTTTGCTTACccaaacctaacctacataacttaaCTTTCCTAAACCCAAGCTACccaactttacttgcctaaactaACCTAAGAGTATAACTTTACTTTCCAAAACCTAACCTACTTTTACCCTCCCAAACCCAACCAAggtaactttactttcctaactttatgttaagtacaaAACTTAATTTGTGTGGTGTTACTTCATCAatattgttgtacttttttctaaCATATCATACGAATCGTTGTATGAAGATACATTGAATAAGAACAAAGTCTTCCTAGAAGCACCTCTAAAGTTAAAGGATGTTGCTGCTTCTTTCCAAGAAATACTCTATATTTCACTTTGTACGCATGAGAGAAGTTGGTAGGTGAATTTTGTGACAGCTGGACGGATCAAGGCTAGCAGTATACCCCTGATATTTACATGGTAGAGGTGTTTCTAGATCTGATGCTCCCTGCACTGCTGACTGAGCCTGTCCTGTACGCCATCTGGAACCTCTTGCTGATGAGGCCATGTTTGCAAAGCGTCAAAAGCAGCTGGTTACGGAACTTCTCCCCAATGAAAGCATAGAGCACTGGATTCACTGCACAGTGCATAAAAGCCAACACTTGGGTCACTTTTAGCATCATTTCCAGCGCGTAGCGAGTGTCGCATATCTCCACTATGATTGATCCACCTCGTCTGAGTGTGTCAATGAGCACAATTATGTTATAAGGCAGCCAGCACAGAACAAATGCCAACACCACCGCCAGGATAACGCGCATGGCCTTGTGCTTCTGTTGATTCCGCGTGTGAAACAGTGTCACGACAATGGAGCCATAGCAGATACCCATCACCACCAGTGGCAGGAAAAAGCCCACCGTATGGCGCAGGACGCGCAATCCAACACGCCAGTGCTCGCTGCTTTCACCTGTTAGATTTTCATAGCAAATGTTCTGGTTCAGATCTTGAGCATACATGCTCTCCCTCTGAACTGCCACGGGTAAGGACAGCACTCCAGCCAACAGCCACACCACACTGCACACCACTTTCACCCACAGGTGATGGGAGGGCAGGACACGTGTAGCTCTCACAATGGCAAAGTGACGGTCCACACTGATGCACGCCAACAGGAAGACACCACTGTATACTGACGCCTCTTGGAAGCCTGACAGGAGTTTGCACAGGAAGGTGCCGAAGATCCAATCAGATCCAAATGCACTGACGGCCCAGAACGGGAGGGTGAGACAGAAGAGAAGGTCTGCTATCGCCAGGTGCATCAAATAGATGTCTGTGCTGGCTCTGCCTTTCTTCATACAACAAACCACATAGACAACCACACTGTTGCCCACCATGCTTAGGACAAACACAATGATGTATGTGATTGTCATGCCCAAGCTACTATATCCAGGCATGGTTACACTGCAAGGAGCAGATGGTTCATCCTCATCCGGAGGGGTGGAATTGAGAAGGGCATTGAAGTAATCTTCATCAATCAGAAATCCAGGAGATGttgtcatctgcataaaaacaaaaccattgtAGGTTAAACAGGTAGTAGTAGAAGAAGtattcactagcaaggaccacacctcaatcggaattaattaatttattgacgtgaatgtagatttggtataaacattgatgttggattattggaatggatggttgagtgcggtgtggggaagcttcggtgggaatccgccgtggctcccgggcacgacaGATCCCCTAGGATCGTACGgacagaaggaggaaaaggaaagagattgagggagggagggaggggtgcagaataacgagaacgaaagggggagatcgggttaggaggatatttaagccggaagaggcgcggttgaggtgcggtagaggtgtggtcctgctcctgaaactctgctataaaGCTTCACACAATAGCGGAACTGACTGTCTAGTGTCACCATTTTGGCAAAATAGAGAATAGCAAAATACTGCTTAAGATGCACTGGGAACTAGGTAATGAATCTTAGAAGAATAAATCTAAGAGTGCTTTACTACCAAAGCAGTGTGACTGGTGCTATCCAACCAAACTGATATGGTTAAGTCTTGCCCTATGCCTTAAGAAAGTATCAGATGAAGCACAAGTAAGCTGCTTTAAAGgaatcatttgacattttgggaaatacacctTTTTGCATTCTTGCAGTGGCGAATCTACCTATAGGTGAAATAGGCCAGTACTttttcatcccaagttgtcacatattgccactttgcagtggacttccgaatctacatattacattgCAGGTACCCTCTGTGTCTTCTGCTGACACTCTGGTATGGCACTATTGTGGAGTCATAAACTGCATATGGGAtgacactgcatgtggttatgttaagacaactaaagcacatggcaaccaatgccgtgacataaataaaagcacaagaCAAATTATGTggacgcagaaggtggcttttggtgtcaggatcttaCACTAAAAGCACTtcaaaaaagcagcagtattttatgacttcggaatgagaatgggctgcatATGCAGCTGCATAAAGAGCTCAAAATGGGAGGAGTGTATGTAGAGAGCATTAGAGTAAGTGTAAAGAGAGTGAAGCTTGCCTAAGGTGCCTAATTTGGTAGGTCCAgctctgctttctttttcaaCACTTTATTTATAGCAGTTTTATTGCACTGTGTTCTTGTTACCTTTGAAATGAGCCAGgctttttccccttgtttcagtctttgtgctaagctaaactaacaGGCTGCTGGTGTTAGCCTAATTTTGACTGGCTAGACATATTACATTAGATTGTTATCTAGCCGTCTCATTCTCAGCAATAAAATGAATAAGCGTGCATCCCACaatgtgacacattttcacaactttttGTTTAGAGGAAAACACTTTGATAGAATGTTGAATATTGTCCCCCAAACCATCTAAAAATCCCGAAGCCAACCTCAGTTGTTGGTTATATTAAAATGAGCTTCTATAactattttagacaacataatAACATTCTCCCTGTGTAATATTAGCATACAATGACACTGAAAGGCAATAAGAAACAATTTCTTAGCCTGAAATGTATAGGTcttgtattgtttatttaacaaaaaagaagaaaaaaacaacacagatttaaattaaattgttgaaCAATGATTCAGTACCCCAGCTGCAGTttcataaagacaaaaattcAGAAAGTTGCATTTTGGCAGCCTAACCAGGGACGGGGCTTGCAAATTAGTCTTGGCTAGAAACCTGTATGCATAGCATCTACGTTATATTTCTTATGAATCAATGTGTCATACATTTGTCCCTGTCAAATAagcatgtaaataaatgaataaataaataaactgtttacctgtttttcctcttcttcttgaTTAGTAAGAACCAAATTCATCAAAACATTAATGATCAAAAGTTGTAGCTTCATCCTCCTTTCTTGATACAAACAGGTTAACAAGAATAAATCTATTTAGCCGGGAGTGTGGTTTTTACTTGGAAATGTGGTAGAGCTCCTTGCATAAGGTGCGTGCTGGTAGTATCGCTAATGCTCTATTAGCAAAGTGTATTTCTTCAAAGGAAGTACGCAAACCATAGATATTATCTATCTTAAGCAATCTACATGAATATGACAATCTTGAAAACAGGTTGTCAGGTTGCCTCTATTTTTGATCTCACAGATGTTGGATGTTGGCAACTTGATTATGTTTAAATTGTACTTTCTTCTAACATTGTGTTAGATGCTCAGACATGTAATAAagcaatttttgtttaaaaaatacagtcacAGGAGTACAACACAGCTGCATCCATTTTTAATAGCTGATTACAGACCAATCTCAAACTTGTTCTTCCTCAACAAAATACTAGAAAATGATGGCTATaagcatttcaaaaataatatttctacAGATcaactgttgtttttcagtctggTTTGAGATCTGACATCACACTAAAACAACTCATATCTGAGAAATCAGTAACCTCAAgatcaaaaatgtcaagtttCAATTTTAGAATTTCTTTCCATTGCTGCTGCCTTTACCATAGTTGATAATTTTATTCACTTACTCTGTCAAGCCCTGCTCTGAGCTGTTTTTTATCCTACTTGTTTCAATGTTTCCATTCATCAGTtttaaattagtcaaaaaaagatttatatttgGGGTTACAGAGGGGTCAATCATTGGAACACTGCTTtttaatccaaaacaaaaaaacaaataaacttttcaaTTTCACAGGCAGATGGTTTGTGGCTGTGTGTAGATGTAGGTGTCAGTGCtcattgtttgtgtctttgagcTTTGTAACTGTCTTTTGGATgattcttttttcctcttttattattatttttttttaaaagattatttttaggcatttttgtctttactggataggacagagtgacagcgtgaaagggggagagagtgCAGACCTAACCATTATAATGTACTGTTAACCACATGTTGACAGCCTATGTGACAAAACTGAGACATCGGTTCTGAGCCCCTTCATAATGTTACTTTCTTAAATAGGGCCTcttaaaatatatcattatcaCCGTATTTTGATTATAATGATGGCAACTAAATTTAATTGGGATTCATCTAAAAATGAAGCAAGTGATGCACCTTGAAATAGAGTATATGAGAtgtgttattacatttttgaaaagttatatgcatattttttccattaatacGTTTCTCATGGACCTTCTTCTAGGCTAAGTTAACTATGATGGCCTTTATACAATGGCATCCAATACAGCACACATTAAGTAAAAGGAAATTacagcaggaaacaggaagcctgcaaaaaaaaaaaagaaagaaaaagaaaaagacaaaacatttggGTTTGTAAATGTATTGAGCGATCATACAGTATGACAATATATCCAGAGTTGCAGGCATAGGTATTACATCTTGTTAGACCCTTTCCCGTTTCATTCATGATGTTCCCTTACGACTAAATACTGTTCATTGTGGGTTGTAACAGACTTCAGAAAGCagaacatttgacattttacttttattgcatCAGATATAATAACTAATAACAGTCATtcagaaacaggaaacaggtcTAGAAAGGTGCATGTTCAGTCCTGTCTATGATTTAGTCATCTATGATCCTCTAAAGGCTAACACTAACCACCCCTCTTGAATTTAAGCatatttcaagtcaaaagaaAAGGGATCTACACTTTATATTCTTAAAATAAGTGATGAGATGAGATAATACTTTATTTGTCCCACAGCTGGGAAATGTGCACCattgcagcagcagagagataGTGCAACCACAAAGCATCAGttaaaaaccaaaatgaaaGGGGGGGGAGGGGGCTGACCTGAAGGGAGCATCCCAGGACAGAGCTGATCTAAGTAgctgtgtaaaagaaaaaagaaacattacaaCATTACCCTACTCTACATTTATAGCCTAAGCTAATTTGCAATGCCCGTCCCTAGATGGgcctttaaatatatatacatgatTCAACAACTACATAAAATACTGTACACAATTTTTTATCTCATCTTTTATCTTTCACTTCACTTTTAGCAGTTTGATTTTTGGAACATATGAAGATTGTCTATGACATTATTCACATTACATATTCTCcattaattttctatttaatactgctgttttttttaaactttttatccAGTGGAGGGCAGCAGCAGCTTGGCGTGGCTCTGGCAAACATTAAGTATCAAATCCACAGATGAATGTACACAGTCCCTATTCAGAAACTCTGCTTTTATATGAGCCGTAAGGAGTTCTGttaatttgtgatgtcacaagtCTACTATAGAAAGAAAGTAAGTTACACTACAGTGCTGTAACAGTCACCTCCTGGATGCAATGACAGTGCAAAGACACCAGGAGCTTCTTTTGGGAAGGGTCTTATCCCtctcagtttttcttgtgctacatttagacaactttcacaagtattcaaatctttgaaacctgagcaaaaagttttaattttcttctaaaACACGggaaatggcaatgagcaaatttcaagaaattggtaaaatgtGAGAtattaataaactgaaaattaaaattaataatgaaaactaAAATTGTCCAGGAACTACATTTTATAAGAatcattttagcactttttttcttagtaATTTTCTTAGTTTGTTATTCTTTCCttcgtttttctttttctttcttatttctgctgattttctttattttattatttttttattattattcgtTATTTTCTGGTtagtttttactatttttttttgcaaattttggggtcattccCTTTTAAGTTATTCATTGCCTTCCCcctatgtttatttatttatttatttaaaatataaagccagtttgctcaagtttcaagaGGTTAAGGAGACAGGCGCTAAAAGGCAtagtttcagacagagggttaATACAGGTACATTTAGTTAGacagtatggaaaaaaaaggtgtttttggaaaatgacagCATGTGAATATATTCTAGTAGAAAACCCAAATACAAGtttgaaatctgaaaatgagcacaatatgggacctttaagctGGCCCAgataatcaagaaaatgaacCTGATTGATTCTAGAGGCAGTAACAGAAGTCATTGGTGACAAAATTGTTAAAGTTGTGAGACACAGGGACTAAACCTTGGGgtctgagtgtgttttttgcCTCTGTAGATACACTGCTCTATAGAAATGAAATACTTCTGCAAGACCTTGGTACATGGGCACAGGAGATGACAaggcctctctctttctctctctctcccatctgACCCTTAGTTTATGTTTCCTGGCATTTTTCATCACAATAACTTTATTCATGACTCACAGAACCAACAGGCTACCGTTATGAGAGATGTTTGTTCAACTGTTCGGTCATTTTGGAggatgttgtttgttgttttgtgaccCAACTGATATAAATGAAGTGGGGTGTTATATTAAAGTAAATCTATAGGTTTACCTTATAAACTGGCAACTAttctattattttaaagaagagTGCTCTGTGAGAGAAGGTCACCATTATGCTTCAGTTTCTATCTCTATACAGTATATCCTCATATGAACCCACAGTTCCTTGTCATTTGTTCTCCCATTGGACTGTATTATCTTGGGCATAGGCCTACTAGATGTTGAACAGCTCTCTTGGTTTATCCATTAGCTTATAGTTCAATGGAATGGATGGCCCTGATGAGGCTACAAGCCAAAAGGCATTAGTCTAACAAAAAACTTGTTCTGCTTACTGCAACTGTTGCTGGAAGTTTACCTCATAGCTCAACAGAATCTTAAATCTTCATTTGTCCCcctgaaaaagcaaaacacGTTCCTAGAAAATGTATTATACCACAAACTTTTAGAATTCAAACCtggttaaaatgttaaaaaacacaaactgtcttAACAGTTAGCAGGTGAAATAGCTCTGAAGGCAACAATGTGCTAGCTGCCAGCTACCAAATAGCAGTTAATCACAattagcaactagctggtgaacatggTTGCTAAGAagccatttacattttagagaTTAAAGAATAGtgaatatttacacaaaatTCATATTGATCAGAGGGCCAGAAACACGACTCCGAATGAATGCTAATGCTCCTCTGTTGGACGAGTAAACAGGTAACTATTGCTAACACATCAACCATATCAAATTAAAGGTCCGTAGTGTCGGCCAAAATggaatgtaatataataagtgttttctttagttaggctacaatcaccagaaaatatgaattgtagtgtttttgttaccttagaatgagcatTGTATATccacatagggagcaggtccctGTACAAGAAGATCACCATGTTTAATTGTCTTGTTTCTACATTAGCCtggaatggacaaaccaaagaAAGGAAATTTGCTTTTAGTTTAGTTGCTTTTGATTAGTTTTGCCAAACTGTGAACTTCATGGCATACTGTCGAAGCAGGCAATGTCGTTAGGCTGGATTTTTGTGTTGTAGTAATTTTCATGATAACAGGCGTGCATAGGATTTCAACAGTCGAGGCTTTACTTTGCCAGTGTACCATGCATTTTTTAGGGGCTTAAGTGGGAATTTAAATTctaaatgacctaaaatctgtTAGTCAGGGGGACACTTTTAACTTCTTAATTAGCCAATATTACAAACAGCTGTGCATGGTCAAAGCCGCTGTTTCTAGTTGGTAGAGGTAACCACACTATTtgcatgtttgtctgtgtaGAAAGCAGGAGAGAGTAAACTTACCAAAGAAATCTTTACACTTCTTTGTAAGTTTGTGATGTTAGGGATGGGTTAATACATTCAGGATTTAAGTGGCAGCTCTTTCAAAATCCCCTTTCCACAGGCATCCATTCAAGGTCTTATTTCAGACTTTCCTGCTATTTTAACACCTACAGTTACATTACTAAAGAAAATACAGCACAAAGACCAGCCTATTTACCCCATGAGCTGTCTGTGTTTGAAATGGGACCACCCAGACAACCCTCCCATCTACCCAGCCTgctctgtttgcttttgttttgtccgCTCAATGGCTGGAGATTAGGCTGTGGACACACCACTGAGAGGTCCTGGCTGTTTCAATGGCTGCTCAGTTAGATGAGAAAACAGTAGCCAGCGTACACTCCTTGTCAGTTAAGATCTTTGTTGTTGTGTCAGTGACACGTTAAGCCCGTGCTACCTGACATGTCTATTGCAGGTCAGAAGCTGTATTTTAGGAATTCAGTATTGCAATCAATGACGAatttcctgtctttttcttcAAGTTCCTCATATTTTTCTATCTGACATTGGTGCACAAGTTCAGACtagtctttaaaaacatgttatataGTTCAGAACTATTCTTGGCATTTTTATCAGTTACACAGCACTTTTTTAGGACACTTACAAGGACATGTCCATTTTTGTAAATATCTCTGGATccttgaaaatataaaaaactctGACTCAGCGCTTTTGTGAATGTCTCTGCTGTGCAAAAAATTCAGTCACATCCGTTCTTCTTTTTTATCGAACAGGAACCAGTGAGAAACTGCAATAGGCTGACTTTACCAGAGGCCTCGCTGAACCGGAGTGCAGtgcaattgttttgtttttctcccagcAATCTGTCCCGAATAATCATATCATCAGTTTGCAAAACCTGATTAATGAAAATGTACCCACtgattatatttataaattccTTCCAAGGAGACTGCATAAGCTTGTTACTGTCTTCcttccttttattttaagtgacaaggacactttaaaaaacatgttgtacaTGACtcatattttctcatttctttgtATTCAAAGGCTAAAAAAGTGTTACAACAGATCCTTCCCAGTGCTTTGACAGTCTGGGTTTTATACGTAAGCCTTACAATGGCTCTGCTCCAGCATTGTTCTctccaaaaacaatgaattcaATAAAGATGATTAAAGTTGAGTAAATTGTGTTCTACTCATCAATCCATCTTAACTGTACTGGAGGTCAACAGTTTATATAGTGACtttataagaaataaaaataagtcataaagcaacagtggtggatgaagtaacTGAAAGCCACACTTGAGTGAAAGTACAGATATCCAACCAGAAAATGAATTTGGTAGAACTTAAAGtaacctattagaatattacttgaggaAAAGTCttaattatgatattttctgTGCTTAATTATCAAAAGTAATTGTATTAGATCAACATGAGGATTGAAAGTAAAAAGCAGTTAGAGAGGGAAACTGAATTTCGAGAATTATGATGTTTATCTAAAGGTTAACAATGGTTTTAAACTGGATCCAAGAGCAAGACCACAAGACAAGAGGAAAAAGGATAAGAAAGGAGTTCATTGTAGAGTTTTTGCAGGTGGATGTAGGCAGAAGACTGAGGTGAGGCTGAGACTGGTGACGAGGCTGGAGTTGAAGTAGCTGAGGTGTGGCTGAAGTTGGTAGGCCGTGTGGCTTACAGCTCAGGTGGTGAGAGGCTGGGTGGCATGTGGCTGAGGTGCTGGAATTTGTAGG is a genomic window of Plectropomus leopardus isolate mb chromosome 10, YSFRI_Pleo_2.0, whole genome shotgun sequence containing:
- the cxcr2 gene encoding C-X-C chemokine receptor type 1 gives rise to the protein MKLQLLIINVLMNLVLTNQEEEEKQMTTSPGFLIDEDYFNALLNSTPPDEDEPSAPCSVTMPGYSSLGMTITYIIVFVLSMVGNSVVVYVVCCMKKGRASTDIYLMHLAIADLLFCLTLPFWAVSAFGSDWIFGTFLCKLLSGFQEASVYSGVFLLACISVDRHFAIVRATRVLPSHHLWVKVVCSVVWLLAGVLSLPVAVQRESMYAQDLNQNICYENLTGESSEHWRVGLRVLRHTVGFFLPLVVMGICYGSIVVTLFHTRNQQKHKAMRVILAVVLAFVLCWLPYNIIVLIDTLRRGGSIIVEICDTRYALEMMLKVTQVLAFMHCAVNPVLYAFIGEKFRNQLLLTLCKHGLISKRFQMAYRTGSVSSAGSIRSRNTSTM